The Haloplanus salinarum genome includes a region encoding these proteins:
- the nucS gene encoding endonuclease NucS — protein sequence MTVTTLHRPAHRDALTHLEDAFRRGDLITVFGRCTVEYDGRASSSLGSGDRLLLLKPDGSALVHTDEGRTPVNWQPPGCDHFASVRDGGLRVRSVRRSPEELLDVRFDRVHHLAAYDVTDPDELDLQGSEADLKEHVVANPERIDPGFEPLATERETDAGPVDVFGEDAAGRPVAVELKRRRVGPDAVGQLRRYVDALEREFGDEASIRGVLVAPSVTDRAASLLERDGLEFVALDPATGRPPDDATS from the coding sequence ATGACGGTCACCACGCTCCACCGCCCCGCCCACCGGGACGCGCTCACCCACCTCGAGGACGCCTTCCGTCGCGGCGACCTGATCACCGTCTTCGGGCGGTGTACCGTCGAATACGACGGCCGCGCGTCGAGCAGCCTCGGTTCCGGTGACCGACTTCTCTTGCTCAAACCCGACGGCTCGGCGCTCGTCCACACCGACGAGGGGCGGACGCCGGTCAACTGGCAACCGCCGGGCTGTGACCACTTCGCGAGCGTTCGGGACGGCGGACTGCGCGTGCGGAGCGTCCGCCGATCGCCCGAGGAACTCCTCGACGTCCGGTTCGATCGGGTCCACCACCTCGCCGCCTACGACGTGACCGACCCCGACGAACTCGACTTGCAGGGGAGCGAGGCCGACCTCAAGGAACACGTCGTCGCCAACCCCGAGCGGATCGACCCCGGGTTCGAGCCGCTGGCGACGGAACGCGAGACCGACGCCGGCCCCGTCGACGTCTTCGGCGAAGACGCGGCAGGGCGGCCGGTGGCCGTCGAGTTGAAGCGCCGGCGGGTGGGGCCGGACGCCGTCGGTCAACTCCGCCGCTACGTCGACGCGCTCGAACGCGAGTTCGGCGACGAGGCGTCGATCCGCGGCGTCCTCGTCGCGCCCTCCGTGACCGATCGGGCGGCGTCGCTACTGGAACGCGACGGGCTGGAGTTCGTCGCGCTCGATCCGGCGACCGGTCGCCCGCCCGACGACGCGACGTCGTAG